One Falco cherrug isolate bFalChe1 chromosome 11, bFalChe1.pri, whole genome shotgun sequence DNA window includes the following coding sequences:
- the LOC106631459 gene encoding uncharacterized protein LOC106631459, protein MQNLCKPWLGWALQGGAEGGGPITPAFPRTSMEMYDPVCKSVEISTSLSPSLEYLFRAGLLRGCSPEGWLSTSKAHLSSPVGFGGCGVRWRGAGGRHAPRCHSRAVAINRNLFTRITTAGHGALGPLMQLLRATDSATAEPRGAATLNAKSPACDAVAAAGAGAQRSPVPAGRPVAARGLLLGVVIWQRPEVEHGFCSSSTFMGEMSRSARPPPSRACIRVSILSPLLTGTQRAATSSPSGLGTGRPGCLCGVFGLSALVLYLLFPALHHPGPGHSSLVAPATHSHLPLLPAVPQSSPGPRSASQGASGCRG, encoded by the exons ATGCAAAACCTTTGCAAGCCCTGGCTCGGCTGGGCTTTGCAAGGGGGTGCAGAGGGAGGGGGGCCCATCACCCCGGCCTTCCCCCGGACCTCTATGGAAATGTATGACCCTGTATGTAAATCCGTCGAGATTTCTACCTCTCTGTCCCCCAGCCTTGAGTATTTATTCCGAGCGGGCCTGCTGCGCGGTTGCTCTCCGGAGGGGTGGCTCAGCACATCCAAGGCTCATTTGTCTTCCCCCGTCGGGtttgggggctgtggggtgcggtggcggggagcagggggaaggcaCGCTCCGCGATGCCATTCCCGGGCCGTTGCAATTAATAGAAATTTGTTTACGAGAATAACCACCGCAGGTCACGGTGCCCTCGGTCCACTAATGCAATTGCTCAGAGCTACTGATTCAGCTACCGCCGAGCCCCGCGGAGCGGCCACCTTGAACGCAAAGTCCCCAg CTTGTGACGCTGTCGCTGCAGCCGGAGCGGGTGCCCAGCGGAGCCCGGTGCCCGCGGGACGGCCGGTAGCAGCGAGGGGGCTGCTGCTCGGGGTTGTGATTTGGCAGAGACCCGAGGTCGAGCACGGCTTCTGTTCAAGTAGCACTTTTATGGGGGAGATGTCTCGCTCTGCCCGGCCACCGCCAAGCCGGGCTTGCATCAGAGTTTCCATCCTCTCCCCCCTCCTTACAGGGACGCAgagagcagccaccagcagcccctctgGGCTGGGAACTGGGCGGCCTGGGTGCCTCTGTGGCGTTTTTGGCCTTTCTGCTCTGGTTCTGTaccttctcttccctgctctccATCACCCAGGGCCCGGCCACAGCTCTCTGGTGGCTCCTGCCACCCACTCCCACCTCCCACTGCTTCCTGCTGTCCCCCAAAGCAGCCCAGGTCCCCGCAGTGCCTCACAGGGGGCTTCGGGGTGCCGGGGATAG